Proteins from a genomic interval of Phlebotomus papatasi isolate M1 chromosome 3, Ppap_2.1, whole genome shotgun sequence:
- the LOC129806709 gene encoding putative nuclease HARBI1, with the protein MFVYFVQFQRVCEAEMSQIIKIDNLFEVAVLADKNRKPSTTFRERLHPMEYYSDYEFWMRYRFMKTSVSYINCLIKEDVEETRGDPLSSMDKLLITLRFYATGSFQRVLGDLVNIDQSTVCRAINETSLKIAKLFHRFVRLPTPEQQQQYVESFYEKFGFPRVVGLIDGTHIPCKSPGGLDAELFRCRKGYFSINCQVTCNADMRIMDLVARWHGSAHDQTIFNFSTLKMKDLNEPSPPPPEIPLPALYQEIHPVVRNLHEALPDNSTRNVIINTI; encoded by the exons atgtttgtgtatTTTGTACAGTTCCAAAGAGTTTGTGAGGCAGAAATGTcgcaaattattaaaattgataatttgttcgaagTAGCAGTGTTGGCTGACAAAAATAGAAAGCCTTCTACAACTTTCCGTGAAAGACTTCATCCGATGGAATATTATTCTGACTACGAGTTCTGGATGAGGTATCGATTCATGAAGACTAGTGTTTCATACATAAATTGTCTCATTAAGGAAGATGTTGAAGAAACTCGAGGAGATCCTCTCTCCTCAATGGATAAACTGTTGATAACACTGCGATTCTATGCCACGGGTAGCTTCCAAAGAGTGTTAGGAGATTTAGTAAACATTGACCAATCTACAGTATGTAGAGCAATCAACGaaacttctttgaaaatcgcCAAACTATTTCATCGTTTTGTCCGTCTTCCAACTCCGGAGCAGCAACAACAATACGTAgaaagtttttacgaaaaatttggATTTCCTCGAGTGGTTGGGCTCATTGACGGAACGCATATACCGTGCAAATCTCCTGGAGGGCTTGATGCTGAATTGTTTCGATGCCGGAAAGgatatttttcaatcaattgtCAAGTGACTTGCAACGCTGATATGCGAATAATGGATTTGGTAGCGAG GTGGCACGGATCAGCTCACGATCAAACTATCTtcaatttttcaactttgaaaatgaa GGATTTAAATGAGCCATCTCCACCACCCCCGGAAATACCACTACCAGCTCTGTATCAAGAAATTCATCCAGTTGTGAGAAACCTGCATGAAGCATTGCCAGACAATTCAACAAGAAATGTAATaattaatacaatttaa